One Algibacter sp. L3A6 genomic region harbors:
- a CDS encoding bifunctional GNAT family N-acetyltransferase/carbon-nitrogen hydrolase family protein: protein MDINNIENIELKYLTVDDFEELKAATLESYGGVLDSYWKKDHIQKLTTMFPEGQVVIKIDGNLAGCALSLIVDYDKIDDNHTYSDIISGESFKNHDSDGDVLYGIDVFIKPEYRGLRLGRRLYDYRKEVCETLNLKSIVFGGRMPNYHKHRDLTPKEYIEKVKRKEIHDPVLNFQISNDFHPVRVLKNYLEGDTASSEYAVLMEWDNISYTKPNKKASSVKTVVRLGLIQWQMRPYKGLDDLMQQVEYFIDSVSAYRSDFAIFPEFFNAPLMAEFNHLHEPDAIRELAKFTETIVNRMKQLSISYNINIISGSMPELVGDKLYNVGYLCRRDGSFERYEKIHVTPDEAKVWGMQRGDKLKTFETDCGKIGILICYDSEFPELSRLLSDEGMDILFVPFLTDTQNGYSRVRLCAQARAVENECYVAIAGSVGNLPNVNNMDIQYAQSAVFTPCDFSFPSNGIKAEATTNTEMILVADVDLSLLRELHSFGAVKNLKDRRKDFYDVIRVK from the coding sequence ATGGATATAAACAATATTGAAAATATAGAATTAAAGTACTTAACCGTTGATGATTTTGAGGAATTAAAAGCAGCAACGTTAGAGTCTTATGGCGGTGTGCTAGATTCATATTGGAAAAAAGATCATATTCAAAAATTAACCACCATGTTCCCAGAAGGGCAGGTAGTTATTAAAATTGATGGAAATTTAGCGGGCTGTGCGTTGTCTCTTATTGTCGATTACGATAAAATAGATGATAACCATACTTATAGCGATATTATTTCTGGAGAATCTTTTAAAAACCACGATTCAGATGGCGATGTGCTTTATGGTATCGATGTGTTTATAAAACCAGAATATAGAGGGTTGCGTTTAGGTAGACGACTTTACGATTACAGAAAAGAAGTTTGCGAAACATTAAACTTAAAAAGTATTGTATTTGGTGGGCGTATGCCAAACTACCATAAACATAGGGATTTAACCCCTAAGGAATATATTGAAAAAGTAAAGCGTAAGGAAATTCATGATCCGGTTTTAAACTTTCAAATATCTAATGATTTTCATCCGGTAAGGGTTTTAAAAAATTATTTAGAAGGCGATACAGCATCAAGCGAATACGCTGTTTTAATGGAGTGGGATAATATTTCTTATACCAAACCTAACAAAAAAGCAAGTAGTGTAAAAACAGTGGTGCGTTTAGGTTTAATACAGTGGCAAATGCGACCGTATAAAGGACTGGATGATTTAATGCAACAGGTAGAGTATTTTATCGATAGTGTTTCGGCATATCGCTCTGATTTTGCTATATTTCCAGAGTTTTTTAACGCGCCTTTAATGGCAGAGTTCAATCATTTACACGAGCCAGATGCTATTAGGGAATTGGCAAAATTTACTGAAACTATTGTTAATAGAATGAAACAGTTATCTATTTCATATAATATTAATATTATTTCAGGAAGTATGCCAGAATTGGTTGGTGATAAACTGTATAATGTTGGGTATTTATGCCGAAGAGATGGTAGTTTTGAGCGTTACGAAAAAATACACGTAACACCAGATGAAGCTAAGGTTTGGGGTATGCAACGTGGTGATAAATTAAAAACCTTTGAAACCGATTGTGGTAAAATAGGGATATTAATTTGTTACGATTCGGAGTTTCCTGAGTTGTCACGTTTATTGTCTGATGAAGGCATGGATATACTATTTGTACCCTTTTTAACAGATACACAAAACGGATATTCTCGAGTGCGTTTATGTGCACAAGCACGTGCTGTAGAGAACGAATGTTATGTTGCTATTGCTGGAAGTGTTGGTAATTTACCAAACGTGAATAACATGGATATTCAATATGCGCAGTCTGCTGTGTTTACACCATGCGACTTTTCGTTTCCAAGTAATGGGATAAAAGCGGAAGCGACAACAAATACAGAAATGATTTTGGTTGCCGATGTAGATTTAAGCTTATTGCGAGAACTACATTCTTTTGGGGCTGTTAAAAACCTGAAGGATAGACGAAAAGATTTTTATGATGTAATTCGTGTAAAGTAA
- a CDS encoding RMD1 family protein, protein MYRVVAYQVASAIQIKTSKQELPWQLVFQDSDELYYKSSDQKFIYIFQYGMVSFFNLSHDEIEHALKQIKPFCSNYFTEKLSESVSVIVKPDTLRVTFDDVVLPELDQEMIRLVMLNTSQSVALDRYAEITEELLIETNKHTLFLEEKGTLDISGNKLKRFIGKILNIKNKISENLYIFDSPEITWDNEQLNRLNQDLKRTFDLQDRYRLIHDRIEIIKDNLELFKDIMDHKESSRLEWIIIILIVIEVVDMFIGKILG, encoded by the coding sequence ATGTACCGCGTAGTTGCTTACCAAGTAGCTAGTGCTATCCAAATAAAAACTAGTAAACAAGAGTTGCCGTGGCAATTAGTGTTTCAAGATAGCGATGAACTTTATTATAAAAGTTCAGATCAAAAATTTATTTACATCTTTCAATACGGGATGGTGTCGTTTTTCAATTTATCTCACGATGAAATTGAACACGCATTAAAGCAAATAAAGCCTTTTTGTTCTAATTATTTTACTGAAAAACTTTCTGAATCTGTTTCTGTAATTGTAAAACCAGATACGTTACGAGTAACTTTCGATGATGTTGTGCTTCCTGAACTCGATCAAGAAATGATACGTTTAGTAATGCTCAATACATCGCAATCTGTGGCTTTAGATCGTTATGCGGAAATAACAGAAGAACTTCTTATAGAAACAAATAAGCACACCTTGTTTTTAGAAGAAAAGGGAACGCTTGATATTTCGGGAAATAAACTAAAACGGTTTATAGGAAAGATTTTAAATATCAAAAATAAAATTTCGGAGAATTTATATATTTTTGATTCCCCAGAAATTACATGGGATAATGAGCAGCTTAATAGGCTTAATCAGGATTTAAAACGCACCTTTGATTTACAAGACCGTTACCGATTAATTCACGATCGAATTGAGATTATAAAAGATAACCTAGAGTTGTTTAAAGATATTATGGATCATAAGGAGAGTAGTAGACTGGAATGGATTATTATCATTCTAATTGTTATCGAGGTGGTCGATATGTTTATAGGTAAGATTTTAGGCTAG
- a CDS encoding zinc-dependent metalloprotease — protein sequence MKKTTKLLLLSLTTIILSCNSAKKTAEANAAKKVMLAKKAKADKLKKQQIQPYSKIVTKDAKTDIGLFKIHTIDDKYLYEIPDSLFDREMLMVTRIAKTASGLGFGGGKENTQVLRWQVKDKKVLLRVVSNNVVADKSLPIHEAVVNSNFEPILYAFPIKAFSKDSTATVIDVTDLYKKDVNSLGLSVRNKKNYKVSRLDESKSYIESLKSYPLNIEARHVKTYYASNPPSNSSTGTISIEINNSMILLPKTPMKRRYFDKRVGWFTSSQTDYGLEAQKSKRLTYLDRWRLEVKDEDLEKFKNGELVEPKKQIVYYIDRATPVKWRKYIKQGIEDWQTAFEAAGFKNAIIAKDPPSVEEDPEWTPEDARYSVVRYLASPIPNANGPHVSDPRSGEILESDINWYHNVMSLVNGWFFTQTAAANKAAQNSEFSDEVMGELIRFVSSHEVGHTLGLPHNMGSSSAYKVEDLRDPEFTKKYGTAPSIMDYARFNYIAQPEDVGVSLFPNIGIYDKYSIAWGYKPILDKTAVEEKETLDSWIMAHDGDPLYRFGKQQRETIDPSSQTEDLGDDAVLASTYGIKNLKRVVPNLIEWTTKNNSDYEDLKTMYGHVFSQFNRYMGHVVNNVGGVYENYKTADQEGAVYSHVDKKHQKDCLLFINDQLFETPEWLISPEINDKIQASGIIERINAVQTRTLNNLLSTSRMQRMIENESLNGNDAYALTSMMRDLRNGVWKELNTGKNIDTYKRNLQRAHVNRLAYLMTSTSNSDIKAISRAELTTLKNLVRSRIGSRNAITNIHLRDMVEQINAILDPK from the coding sequence TTGAAAAAAACGACCAAACTATTATTGTTGTCTCTAACAACAATAATTCTGTCTTGTAATTCTGCAAAAAAGACAGCTGAAGCCAATGCGGCTAAAAAGGTTATGCTCGCAAAAAAAGCGAAGGCCGACAAACTCAAAAAACAACAAATTCAGCCGTACAGTAAAATCGTTACAAAAGATGCAAAAACAGATATCGGTCTATTTAAAATCCATACTATAGACGATAAATATTTGTATGAAATTCCAGATTCTCTTTTCGATAGAGAAATGCTTATGGTTACCCGTATTGCTAAAACAGCAAGCGGACTTGGCTTTGGCGGCGGAAAAGAAAACACACAAGTGTTACGCTGGCAAGTAAAAGATAAAAAAGTATTGCTACGTGTAGTCTCTAATAACGTAGTAGCCGATAAATCTTTACCGATTCACGAGGCTGTTGTAAACTCTAATTTCGAACCTATATTATATGCTTTTCCTATAAAAGCTTTTAGTAAAGATTCTACTGCAACAGTTATCGACGTTACCGATTTATACAAAAAAGATGTAAACTCCTTAGGACTAAGCGTTAGAAATAAAAAAAACTACAAAGTATCTCGATTAGACGAAAGTAAATCTTACATAGAATCTCTAAAAAGTTACCCGTTAAACATTGAAGCGCGCCATGTAAAAACATACTACGCATCAAACCCACCATCAAATTCTAGCACAGGAACTATTAGTATTGAAATCAATAACTCCATGATTTTACTACCTAAAACACCAATGAAGCGTCGTTATTTTGATAAACGTGTTGGTTGGTTTACAAGTAGCCAAACCGATTATGGCTTAGAAGCTCAAAAAAGTAAGAGACTAACGTATTTAGACCGTTGGAGATTAGAAGTGAAAGATGAAGATCTAGAAAAGTTTAAAAATGGTGAACTGGTTGAACCTAAAAAGCAAATTGTTTATTACATAGATAGAGCAACCCCTGTAAAATGGAGAAAATATATTAAGCAAGGTATTGAAGATTGGCAAACTGCTTTTGAAGCCGCAGGTTTTAAAAACGCCATTATCGCTAAAGATCCGCCAAGTGTAGAAGAAGATCCAGAATGGACTCCAGAAGATGCACGTTATTCTGTTGTGCGTTACTTAGCATCTCCAATACCAAATGCAAATGGCCCACACGTTAGCGACCCAAGATCTGGCGAAATACTAGAATCGGATATTAACTGGTACCACAACGTAATGAGCTTAGTAAACGGTTGGTTCTTTACTCAAACTGCCGCTGCAAACAAAGCCGCTCAAAACTCAGAATTTAGTGATGAGGTTATGGGAGAACTAATCCGTTTTGTATCATCTCACGAAGTTGGACACACTTTAGGTTTACCACATAACATGGGAAGTAGCTCTGCTTATAAAGTAGAAGATTTACGTGATCCTGAATTCACAAAAAAATACGGAACAGCTCCTTCTATTATGGATTATGCTCGTTTTAATTACATCGCGCAACCCGAAGATGTTGGCGTTTCTTTATTCCCAAACATTGGTATTTATGACAAATATTCTATTGCTTGGGGTTACAAACCTATTTTAGATAAAACAGCTGTTGAAGAAAAAGAAACTTTAGACAGTTGGATTATGGCACATGACGGCGATCCACTTTATAGATTTGGTAAACAACAAAGAGAAACTATAGATCCTAGCTCGCAAACTGAAGATTTAGGAGACGATGCTGTTTTAGCAAGTACTTATGGTATAAAAAACCTAAAACGCGTAGTGCCCAACTTAATTGAATGGACTACTAAAAACAATTCTGATTATGAAGATTTAAAAACCATGTATGGTCATGTATTTTCACAATTTAACCGCTACATGGGGCATGTTGTCAATAACGTTGGTGGTGTTTACGAAAACTACAAAACAGCCGATCAAGAAGGTGCTGTTTACAGCCATGTAGATAAAAAACATCAAAAAGATTGTTTACTATTTATAAACGATCAATTATTTGAAACACCAGAATGGTTAATTTCTCCAGAGATTAATGATAAAATTCAGGCTTCAGGAATAATAGAACGTATTAACGCCGTGCAAACACGAACGTTAAACAACCTTTTAAGCACCTCTAGAATGCAACGAATGATAGAGAATGAATCGCTTAACGGAAACGACGCATACGCCCTTACAAGTATGATGCGTGACTTAAGAAACGGCGTTTGGAAAGAATTAAACACCGGAAAAAATATAGATACTTATAAACGTAATTTACAACGTGCACACGTTAACAGGTTAGCTTATTTAATGACGAGCACAAGCAACTCAGATATTAAAGCTATTTCTCGTGCCGAACTTACTACTTTAAAAAACCTAGTACGCTCGCGTATTGGATCTAGAAACGCTATTACAAATATTCACCTTAGAGATATGGTCGAACAAATTAATGCTATTTTAGACCCTAAATAA
- the lysS gene encoding lysine--tRNA ligase, whose protein sequence is MSQLSEQELVRREKLVKLRAMGINPYPADLYPVTHTSKSIKQDFTEEKQVVVAGRLMAINIQGKASFAQLQDGEGRIQVYFNRDEICAGEDKTKYNDVFKKLLDLGDFVGIEGNLFTTKVGEKTVRVKDFTLLSKALKPLPLPKEKDGKVFDAFTDPELRYRQRYADLVVNPHVKEVFVKRTKLFNAMRSFFNDAGYFEVETPVLQPIPGGAAARPFITHHNSLDIPLYMRIANELYLKRLIVGGFDGVYEFSKNFRNEGMDRTHNPEFTAMEIYVSYKDYNWMMDFCEQLLEHCAIAVNGKSEATFGEHKIDFKAPYARVTMADSIKHFTGFDITGKTEDEIRAAAKGMHIEVDDTMGKGKLIDEIFGEKCEGNYIQPTFITDYPKEMSPLCKEHRDNPELTERFELMVCGKEIANAYSELNDPIDQRERFEHQLKLAKKGDDEATEFIDEDFLRALEYGMPPTSGMGIGMDRLIMFLTNNQSIQEVLFFPQMRPEKKASSVELNDDEKALLALIEKVENIDLNALKTQSGLSNKKWDKTIKGLTKNNLAKVTKTDDGLFVEAV, encoded by the coding sequence ATGTCGCAATTATCAGAACAAGAACTTGTAAGAAGAGAGAAATTAGTAAAATTACGCGCTATGGGCATTAACCCATATCCAGCGGATTTATACCCTGTAACCCACACATCGAAATCGATAAAACAGGATTTTACAGAAGAAAAACAGGTGGTTGTTGCTGGTAGATTGATGGCAATAAACATACAAGGTAAAGCATCGTTCGCGCAGTTGCAAGATGGTGAAGGACGTATACAGGTATATTTTAACCGTGACGAAATTTGCGCTGGTGAAGATAAAACCAAATACAATGATGTTTTTAAGAAATTACTAGATTTAGGTGATTTTGTTGGTATTGAGGGTAATTTATTTACAACTAAGGTTGGCGAAAAAACTGTTCGTGTTAAAGATTTTACTTTATTAAGTAAGGCTTTAAAACCATTACCATTACCGAAAGAAAAAGACGGAAAAGTATTTGATGCTTTTACCGATCCTGAATTACGTTACCGCCAACGTTATGCCGATTTAGTGGTTAACCCACACGTAAAAGAGGTATTTGTTAAGCGTACTAAATTATTTAATGCCATGCGTTCGTTTTTTAACGATGCTGGATATTTTGAGGTTGAAACTCCGGTTTTACAACCTATTCCGGGTGGTGCTGCGGCGCGCCCATTTATTACACACCACAACAGTTTGGATATCCCGTTGTATATGCGAATTGCCAACGAGTTGTACTTAAAACGACTTATTGTTGGTGGATTTGATGGGGTTTACGAATTCTCGAAAAACTTTAGAAATGAAGGGATGGACAGAACACACAACCCTGAATTTACAGCTATGGAAATCTACGTATCGTACAAAGATTACAACTGGATGATGGATTTCTGTGAGCAACTTTTAGAGCATTGTGCTATTGCCGTAAACGGAAAAAGCGAAGCTACTTTTGGTGAGCATAAAATTGATTTTAAAGCGCCTTACGCTCGTGTTACCATGGCAGACTCTATTAAACACTTTACAGGGTTTGATATTACTGGTAAAACTGAAGATGAAATTAGAGCTGCTGCAAAAGGCATGCATATTGAGGTGGATGATACCATGGGTAAAGGGAAATTAATTGATGAAATTTTTGGGGAAAAGTGTGAAGGCAACTACATACAACCAACTTTTATTACAGATTACCCAAAGGAAATGAGCCCACTATGTAAAGAGCATAGAGATAACCCAGAACTTACTGAGCGTTTTGAGTTAATGGTTTGTGGTAAAGAAATTGCAAATGCATATTCTGAATTAAACGACCCTATTGACCAACGTGAGCGTTTTGAGCACCAATTAAAGCTTGCTAAAAAAGGTGACGATGAAGCTACAGAATTTATTGATGAAGATTTTTTACGAGCTCTAGAATACGGTATGCCTCCAACATCTGGTATGGGTATTGGTATGGACCGCTTAATTATGTTTTTAACAAACAACCAGTCTATACAAGAGGTTTTATTCTTTCCGCAAATGCGACCTGAAAAGAAAGCGTCTTCGGTTGAATTGAACGACGATGAGAAAGCTTTACTTGCATTAATTGAAAAGGTTGAAAATATCGATTTAAATGCTTTAAAAACACAAAGCGGGTTGTCTAATAAAAAATGGGATAAAACTATTAAAGGCTTAACAAAAAATAATTTGGCAAAGGTTACAAAAACCGATGATGGATTATTTGTAGAAGCTGTATAA
- a CDS encoding YqaE/Pmp3 family membrane protein, with the protein MSFWRVLLSIICPPLAVLDKGCGSIIIVFLLWLCGWVPGVIAALVILNNPKN; encoded by the coding sequence ATGAGTTTTTGGAGAGTTTTACTTTCAATCATTTGTCCGCCATTAGCCGTTTTAGATAAAGGCTGCGGATCTATAATAATCGTTTTCTTGCTATGGCTCTGTGGCTGGGTGCCAGGCGTCATTGCAGCGCTAGTTATTTTAAATAATCCTAAAAACTAA
- the ffh gene encoding signal recognition particle protein, whose amino-acid sequence MFNNLSDKLDKALHVLKGHGSITEVNVAETLKEVRRALLDADVNFKIAKDFTNRVKEKALGQDVLTTLQPGQLMVKIVKDELTELMGGDVEGINLSGTPSIILMSGLQGSGKTTFSGKLANYLKNKKTKKPLLVACDVYRPAAIDQLHVVGDQIGVEVFSDRGNTDPVAISQAGIAHAKANGHNVVIIDTAGRLAVDEAMMTEISNIHKAINPQETLFVVDSMTGQDAVNTAKSFNDVLNFDGVILTKLDGDTRGGAAISIKSVVNKPIKFIGTGEKMEAIDVFYPSRMADRILGMGDVVSLVERAQEQFDEVEARKLQKKIAKNQFGFDDFLKQIQQIKKMGNMKDLMGMIPGAGKMLKDVDIDDDAFKGIEAIIHSMTPSERTNPAIINASRKVRIGKGSGTSVQQVNQLLKQFNQMSKMMKMMQGGGGKKMMQMMQNMK is encoded by the coding sequence ATGTTCAATAATTTAAGCGATAAATTAGATAAAGCCTTACACGTATTAAAAGGTCACGGAAGCATAACCGAAGTAAACGTAGCCGAAACTTTAAAAGAAGTTCGTCGTGCACTTTTAGATGCCGATGTTAACTTTAAAATAGCTAAAGATTTTACCAACCGAGTAAAAGAAAAGGCTCTAGGGCAAGACGTTTTAACCACCCTGCAACCAGGGCAATTAATGGTTAAAATTGTAAAAGATGAGCTTACTGAACTTATGGGTGGCGATGTAGAAGGTATTAATTTATCTGGTACGCCAAGTATTATTTTAATGTCGGGTTTACAAGGGTCTGGTAAAACAACCTTTTCTGGTAAACTTGCAAATTATTTAAAAAACAAAAAAACTAAAAAACCTTTATTGGTAGCCTGTGATGTTTATCGTCCGGCGGCAATAGATCAGTTACACGTTGTTGGTGATCAAATTGGTGTAGAGGTTTTTAGTGATAGAGGTAATACCGATCCGGTGGCTATTTCGCAAGCAGGTATTGCACATGCAAAAGCAAACGGACATAATGTGGTTATTATTGATACCGCGGGTCGTTTAGCTGTAGATGAGGCCATGATGACCGAAATATCAAACATTCATAAAGCCATAAATCCTCAAGAAACTTTGTTTGTTGTAGATTCTATGACGGGACAAGATGCTGTAAATACTGCAAAATCTTTCAACGATGTCTTAAACTTCGATGGTGTTATTCTTACTAAATTAGATGGTGATACCCGAGGTGGAGCAGCAATTTCTATTAAGTCGGTAGTAAACAAACCAATTAAATTTATTGGTACTGGTGAGAAAATGGAAGCTATCGATGTGTTCTACCCATCACGTATGGCCGACCGTATTTTAGGTATGGGAGATGTGGTGTCTTTAGTAGAGCGTGCACAAGAACAATTTGATGAGGTTGAAGCTAGAAAACTTCAAAAGAAAATTGCTAAAAATCAATTCGGTTTCGACGATTTCTTAAAGCAAATTCAGCAAATAAAGAAAATGGGAAACATGAAAGACCTTATGGGTATGATTCCTGGTGCTGGTAAAATGCTTAAAGATGTAGATATCGATGATGATGCTTTTAAAGGTATTGAAGCTATTATTCATTCTATGACGCCAAGCGAAAGAACAAACCCTGCTATTATTAACGCAAGTAGAAAAGTAAGAATAGGTAAAGGTTCTGGTACTTCTGTACAACAAGTAAATCAGCTTTTAAAGCAATTCAACCAAATGAGCAAAATGATGAAGATGATGCAAGGTGGTGGTGGCAAAAAGATGATGCAGATGATGCAGAATATGAAATAA
- a CDS encoding four helix bundle protein — translation MDFKELLAYKKAFDLSMHIFNVSKGFPKEETYSLTDQIRRSSRSVCANIAEAYRKRRYPKHFISKLTDADGENSETNTWIDFALACNYISSEDYMRFSEQGKEIGRLINYMINNPGKFGVKIEG, via the coding sequence ATGGATTTTAAAGAATTATTGGCCTATAAAAAAGCATTCGATTTGTCAATGCATATTTTTAATGTGTCAAAAGGTTTTCCAAAGGAGGAGACTTATTCTTTAACCGATCAAATTAGGAGAAGTTCTCGCTCTGTTTGCGCAAACATTGCAGAGGCATATCGTAAAAGGCGATATCCTAAACATTTCATTAGTAAATTAACAGATGCAGACGGAGAGAATTCTGAAACGAATACGTGGATAGATTTTGCTTTGGCTTGTAATTATATATCATCGGAAGATTATATGCGTTTTTCGGAACAAGGAAAAGAGATTGGTAGACTAATAAATTACATGATAAATAATCCGGGGAAATTCGGAGTAAAAATAGAAGGTTAA